The segment AGAAATGgactaaaattttcctttgtgCAGGAtaacgaatttaatttcatcgtCTTACTGTTTGCGCTCACGGTAATGTGTGCTTCCTTTGTCATTCCGGCCAATTTGCCTGAGGAACGCAATATTGACTTTCAAATTAACACCGACgatgcaacaaaaattattccaggTTCGCTATTTGACATAGTAACTAAATTGTAGTTGAAGTGGGTTGAAAACTTGTGTTACGGGgagcataatttaattcccgtaAGGATTCAGTTAATATGTCACAATTGACCCAGGTATGAgtaaagtggctgcaaagttagcttgcttttcaaatggtaaagAGACTGTATCCTTTCTTCAAATCTTACTTCATTCACAATAGTTTCCCCCAAAAGTGCCACACTCCGCTGTACACAGCTCGACGATAGGAATCGAATTCTGGTAAAACAAAACTtggtcaagcactgtacattttttagGATAATGGCATAACTTTAATTGAAGCCAGGTCCCCTTTTGATTAATGCACATTGTAGAACAAACTTCTTGCTGTATATATAGtcaacaataatattattaatttttctgtctaACTCTACTctaaccaaaaaaattattttagttttttaagcATGCATACAcgatttattataaaaataattctaggTTGAGCCATCGATTTCTcagttttgttattaaaattgacattttgaaattttattgaaatctaatttcaatagaaaatGCTAACTTTTAGTAACTTTGCAGAGGTATACATACAGAGAATGAATTCGCTCGCTGCGTGGATTAGCAGTGCACAAATTTTGGCTGCGTCCTGGTGCTTCAACTTTATCACCGCCACAATTGGGCCATTTTTGCAAAACGAGGTTAGCGCTTGAAATggattaaaagtaatttaatatatgtttttttcCGCACAGGTGCAGTTCTCAAAATTCGAGATCGGTTTTGCGCTTTCGGCTTTGTTCTTGACAGCGTCAGTGACTGCGATTGTTGTGGGATTACTTAGCCATCGCGGAGCTCCACTCCCAATTTTGAAGATCACGGGTCTCGTCTCTCTACTATTAGGCTTGATTCTCATTGGCCCAATTGAATTCGCCAGTGTCCCATTGTGAGCGtatcaatcaatattttttctattatagtttattattttttctgcaggaCCGGACCAGTTTGTTTGATGGGGATCATCGCAATCGGTGTTGGTTTTTCATCAGTTTTTGTCTCAGTTAGTTCAGCATTGACTTTGATTGTGTAAGAACGCGATTGATAACAGCTTTTTTAGCTTAATGACTTATTTGACGATAATTTCAGTCAAGCTGAGGTCGAGCCCCGCAATACACTCGTCTGGATCGTGGGATGTGTCTTGAGTGTCGCCTATGTTGTCGGCTCTATCTTCGGCTCTGATGTGTCGGGCGTCGTTTTAGAACAAGTCGGCTTCCAGAACTGCATTTACCTTCTGATGGCTCCAGTTTTGTTTGCAGTGAGTGTGAAAAACATTCAATGAAACgcgaaattaaaactaaaaatacatTGTTGCAGTTAACCCTTGAGGTAATTCAAGTGATGTTCAGCAGAGACCGCCAATTTTCAGAGGAAAGTTTGACAGGCAGTATGTATGGGACGATTGCATTGGGAAGATAGTTTtgtaaatatcatttttgtatatagctataaaattaaaacgaatcttttaaaatattgttatccTCTTCAATAATTAACCTTCAGTCGtaaaaaagttggaaaaattctTTCTATGACAATAGAACGTAAAGAAGGAAAAAGCCGATCGTggaaaattcacagccctaataGTAACAGAACTAAATAAttgaagtaaaatataatttttatgtaattttactattttaattttgtttttaataattgtctAACTTTAAAATCACAGTAAACGTAGTGGCTACTGGCTAAGTatgattttcattcaaataagcATAATAAGAAAATGGGGTCCTCAACGgtagttaaattattgaagTGTTCATAATTCAAGACGATGGGGTGTTGGCAAGCgaaagagcaaatattttaaaatcattttgatttatttacacGTTCTCcagtacaaaaataaaatagctggCCACGCCTGAAGAAGTCGTGGCGAGAGCACCGCTGTTGGTTGTGTCTAGAACGAAGGAGCGATTAATCATTTTGTGTGCTGGAATCTCTGGCGCTGAGAGACTAGAAGGCGGAATTAACCCTCGTGGCAAAGTATAGCTGCTCTTCGAGAGCGTGTGTGAGGTGATGCTGTGGGATAGCGGTGCCCCCGTGCGTGAGGGGGGGGGTTACGAGCAGGGAGATCACAGAGAGTAGAGTTTGGGGGTGTCAGCGAGGGAGGCTTTCTCTCAACCGGAGTAAGAGATGGAGTATGAGCCGGTGTTCAGGTTCAGGTTGGTGGCAGGGTGGCCGTAGAAGGGGTTGTGTCCAGCATGGGGGTTGACGGCAGCCACGGGGGCGGCAGGGGCTGAGTACACCCTCTGCTGGTAGACGGGCTGCTGCTGGGGAACGGCCCTCGCGGGGGCAGGAGCGGGAGCAGCGGCGACAGGCCTAGCGCCAAACACGGCGGTGGAGGCGGGGGCGAGGCGGCGGTTGGCAGGATTGGGGTTGTTGCCAGTGTACTGGGGCTCATACTCGTTGTAGATGCGGGGGTCCTCGCGGTAAGAGCCATCGTCGTAGTCGTCAGAGTTGTCAACCTGATTGAGatgcaagatttttttttaatttaagaaaatttaagaaataaagaCTTCTCTGGTATATCAACGTTTTTATAAggcttttcaataaaaatatatatatctctAGGTctaaatacttaatttttccaatatgaCACCGTTAGTTTTGAAACCATAATAAAATGCgcaggaaaaatttgttatcaaTTCTTACCGGTGCGCAGAAAATGTTGTTATCattctcatattttttcattacaattttgaaaaatttatatttatctatctatagatttattttcctatctAAGATCTTACTAAAATAATATCCGAGTTCATACCTGGTTGGCAGAGGAGCCGACGGAAACGGGGGGCACGTTGATGCCAGTTCCGGCGGGCTCGAATCCGCGCTTGCTGGCTCCATACTCAATCTCGCGACGCTCTCCGTCGCTGTCGATGTATCCGTACTTGCCGTAGACCTCACCGGTTGTGTACTTGGTCTCGATCTTGAAGCTTCCGTCAGCGCCCTCGTAGCCGTAGCTGTAGGATCCGTCGTCGTTGTGACGGTTGATCTGCTTCAGGATGGGCACGGGAGTTGTGCTGGGGCTCAAGCCGAGCACCACAGCCGCCATACTGGCGAAAACCTGccgaaatacaaaatttatttagtgtgagtggaaaaaattaattataacagaattacaatttataaatgtaAATCATCTCTATTGGGAATGTATGGAACAAGAAGAACGTGTTTCCGAGAAATCATTGAGAGGTAATTGGTTGTTGATTGCAATCAATGTTGTAAGAAGACTTGTGTAActagtacatattataaaatgcagttttttagataagtaaaatattcattgagTGCAATGTCAATGCCGCCGTTGAAGCGTAGAGATTTTCTCGTTGTCCGCGCAACGGAGCGAGTAAATAAATGTGGgacacaataaaattactattaCTTAATCGCTTTCCCCGCGGCTCTTATTTGGTGTCCGGCCTGCCCTGAACCTGCCCGCTTGCATATTAATCGTACGCCTCTCCGAAAGGCATACCTTTGCGTGCTCCCACCGAGAGAGCGAGTGTCACAACTGCTGAAAAACGAGTCTGTTCGATTCAACCAGCCTATTTAAATAAGGCAAACATATTAATTGACATGCAACTACTAGACGTGAGCGTATTTAAGTTGCGTCACCGCGGCGAGATGAACGCgcgaaagaaattaattttgcgtcACCCTTCTCGCCACGCTGCGTGAGATAAACAGTGCGTTTTTGCGCGTGGAAGCGTTGTAATTTATCGTTTTGGGTAAAAAGTCGTGACAAGCAAGGAGAAATGTTTTAGGCCACTTAAATTCAAACGCAGTGGGCTCGAAATTATCACATGAGAGTGGCGAATATATTTGTTTGGTGAGAAAGCTCCTGGAAGACGGCCAAACTTTAAATCATGGGTGTGTTCCTATCGACCAAAGTGGCAAATAAATCGATTTCCTTCTTATGATATTATGCTAAACTTGATTTAGTTGAATGAGCACTGTTTGAAACGCAATACACTACAAAGTTTGacgggtatttttttttaaacttaaccGGATTTTCCTTATAATGAGGTCAATTTGTGAAAGTCTCAATAtgttcagaatttttttttaaaattaagcaatagaataaataaattattactttcatgtcattcatattaaaacaaattaaaatttactcacaGTAATTAGTGGAGAAATTATAAAACGtagaaaaatgctaaattaacTCTGAATATGAATGGATTCGAATTTAGTTTGATGTAGAATTTTGGTTTGGGGGTCTCTAACAGgttaaccaaaatttttattacttggAATTAGATGATctctttgtttaaataaaatctaattttcttccctttccttgcaataaacaaaaactctACCATATTACaatataaatgcaaaattcaatttatgttaaataatGAACTGGTTTCCAAgataggatttaaaaaaaattcatgataaCAAGTGGTAAAATGGAGTCCAAAAGTgaaaagctcaaaattatACTCACGATGAGAGCGGCGTGCATGTCGGATGCGTGTGTATTGAAAGCGGTcggtgtgtttgtgtgtgaggACGACGAGCAAGAACGGAGCGCCCGCGGAGGGGCACCTGCTTTTATAGGGGGCGACTCCTTCCTACCCTGCAGCTCAAGGATCACCGCAAGTGGACCGGGAAACAAGACCTGGCGACACCGCTGCCGCACCTCATCCCTCCTCTCGCTGAGGTCATCCCCCGAACGGTGGCAAGCACGCACCTCTTGCGAAATGTAGAGCCATTGCTTGATATTCgccgttttatttgtttggccTTCCCCTGTCTATTATTGGAATATTATTATGCTCCGTTTTTTGGAGACGAAAGTCAAGGGGAAATTAAAACGGTTCTGCTCAGcaagaaagaaattaaattagttccTGAATATTGTCTAATTTAGTTGCGATattaagaaaatgttttctaaataCACTTTTACAGAGAAAAACGTTATAAAGTGCAATGTTGAgcttcaaaaaatcattttccttctataattcgttaaaataaaattataaattgtaacATTTAAATGCCTTGATtgctaaatatatttcttgctggaaattcagttaaaaaaaatgaatttaaatttcaaacatagCTTAAGTCCAATAGACTATAGCAATTGATTATCATGacaattgtatttttcacatGATTTCAACTCAGTACTatctattaaataaataaataaataggcaaaatcatttttgtctgacatcttttatttattccccTCGAGAAATGAAAGCCCATTATTTCGTACGTGTTTTGGCAAACGCTccataagttttttttattatcttcaTGAGACAAGTGttgtaaaatatgtttatttatttatctgaagatcagcataatattttttgtgctcgTTAGATAACCGCACACTCACACCAGATATTCTTGTGCAAAAAGAAACGAGTTCAAACAGCAGTACACATATATCGCATTTCATTTGCAAACCGCGCCGCGCAGCAACACTTTCGCTCTTGCCGCAACATCTCTGCCCGCGCCCGCCATAACCATCTCTTTTGCTCTGCCTCTGGTTGAGGGGAAACACACCTGCCGAAAATGGGCACGAGGAAATGGCGGGCTGAGACACATTCAGGAAGCACACAATTGCCCGCGAGATCTGCCGGGCAGGGCAGGGGCCTCTTTTTTCGCCGCCGTCGGCAAGGCCAGCGTGCGACAAGGCTGCCGATCTGGTTCACCATTTTCAAGGCAATGAATGCGTGCTCGGCGGCACTTTTCGGCCGCCTGCAAGAATGCAGATGTTTTTTGTTCCTTCCGATGAGATGTCGTAGCATCGCTTTATGCTATACTTTTCACGCGTGAAACCGCGTGATTCATTTCTGTAATGCGTCCGGGGTGGGGCGAGAAAATTTCCAGAAGCCAACGTGATTTGCACGTGATAcagtaacaattaaattaaatctaacaagtccgaaaattgatttgttttgctAAATAACGAGAaggcaaaaatgttaaataaaggGCTAAGAAAactatgcaaattaaaagctgTCATATACAATTAGTAATAACGCTTTTTAGtttaaatgcataaaatttaattgtaaacaTATTTCCACTTGAGGTTGGTTACATTCTTAATTGGTAAATGGATTACAAGACTTCACCCTAGTTGATTAGAGAGctatataaaatacaataaaatttactctttaattcattttaaataatcttttttaattataacatgATTTACCGTCTCCTTTGTTGATGTATAAATGATTCTATatgttcttaaaaaaaacttaaaacttATATAATAACTCTACTGACTTGTGTCGCCCAGtatataatttgtttcaataaaaataatgactgTCACGATTTGCAATTTTGTGAATATTACAGAGATaatgtaaataattcataCTTACTTCTTAGGTATTTACCCTTGAGATCGATCAATTGAATTGATTATCTATGGAAATAAAGCAGatgtcaattttttgtatagaTCTTTAGAATATTATGTCATTATTACGCAGTCTAACCTGAGGATTTCTCGATACTATGCCCATAGCCCTGAAAGccaataacaaaaatcaaaagtgaagAGTTTAAGACATATAGTAACAATGATCTCAGATTCAAGGTTGTGATGGGAATAAACATTAGGATCGAGATCTGAGATTTTCAAGGACTTTTACTGTctagaatttttgaaatttaaattttgcctgtTTATGGtaaaaactttgtttttttaaagctttttcaattaataaatctcGAAAACATATAACAAATGCTATccgccaaaatattttacttgactcaatatgaaaattaaaatatcttctaATAATTATATGAGCCTTCAATATCTGGCGATGATTGTAGGTTACCTGCCAAACTTAATTGAGCTGGACCTTTTGCCTAGACTCTAATTATTGCCGATTTTGTTCCTCAACATAATTAGCTGTCAAATAGCGTcaagtttgtttaatttatactTCTGAAAGTCTAGAGATATTCGGATTTGAAGCAAGTAtggcgtttatttttttaaacctgcaattttttgtgaCCCTGTGAGTTacgtattttttcttttctgaaaaaaatgaaatattgttgGTTGTTTTATATCATACAAGACGCAATCAACACACCAAGTTTCAATCAAATTACCTATTTCCAACCTTGAATCAGAATCACCtggaaaaggaagaaaatataaaaaatttactaaaaggACAAATTTGTAAGCTAATAATACAACGTTTTCAACCCAGTAGGTTGATTTggcaatttgatttttatgttcAACAGTAATGttccatgaaatttattaatttaaaatgacagcTGTGTGTATCatattcacaaataaattattacgcgcagagataaaaaagaaTCTCACATGCTTCCTAGAGATTCTGCAATATGCCACATTGCTCTGCCACTCTGGTTGCATACGCTGCAAgcgttttttataattattttacttaaactGATTtgctttcaatattttatcagtCTAAACCACACGCTTCGTTTAGCTCGTATTCCTTTTTATCACGCACGAGacaaatgaaatgaaacaatGCTCAAAGAGAGGACTGAAAAGCCGTTTGCAGTTGTCTTTTATCCTTCCTTTCGAGTTTTCCAAGGCCAAGAGGTGGATTCCGATCTTTCTCTTTCGATCGAGcgagagcaaaaagaaaaacccCACGTCTGCATGGGCGTCTCAGGACACAATTCCGCGGAAATTGCGGACGTAATTGCAGGCCTGCTCGACTCTCAGGAAAAGTTGAATCCGGTTCACGCCCTCAAGTGAGAGAATTAAATTCGTCATATATGCATATACGAACCAATAATGCAGGAAATAAAAGGACTGTCGGTCGACACGCGCCACTGCGCCTCCGCTTTTACTTATCCGCGgcacaaaaatcattttttactcgGCATAAAATAATCGCGCCACGCTCTCGAGTGTGACAACAATCTCGACTGCCTGCGCCAGCAGTTGTTGATATTATTAACAATATATTGTATAATATCGCTGCTGAATATGAGTATGTGTGCCAGTTTCTGTCCGATTTCTCTGCAAAACCAGTGACAAACATGACGTCCTTTTGCGGCTTTTCACCCCATTTAGCCCGTAATTGACCCTGTTGAGCCTATAAGGAGTCTCAATAATTAATGCTTGATCGATTGCTACTATGTTTAAAGTAAATATGTACAGAAAAGTTGGGAAATGTACTTAGAATCTCTCTGAAAAATTGGGAAGAGCTAAAACTTTCctaggttgccgtttaaatttcttctagAAAATCAGCTCTTAATTTATCTAGTGGTAAGCACTGTGTCCTTATGGAAAATTACGATCTATTTCACCAGGAGGTTAATCAATctcacaattttttcatcattggATAAAGATTGAGATGAGACGAATCGAATCAAGAGAAAAAGTAATTGGAAAACTGTTTAATGTTTCGAGGTCTGCTGATTTGATTACGGCATAATGTGgggataaactgttgctaggTTCCACAAACAATCGACTCCACTAACAATGATACATTTACCCACAAAGGACATTTTAGAATAAAGAATAGATCAATTTGCCTATTTACAACGAGAATCAATAAACATTACAACACACTACATACATATACATCTGGATGTCGAGACTCTGGAATGTGTATAGCTTAAGTGAATTAAAAgtagtaaaataaatgtattgtAAGAGAAAGAACTAAAAAACAGAGATCTAGATGGGTTATTCCGAGCAATCTTCTTCCACTGCAAAAAATGTCGTTTTCGAcggttttcaaattttaaacgaatttaCTGCTTTTTTGTGAAACTGATCGTATCAGAAATCGCAAACTAATTAAATGCTCTAAATAGAGAGGGGAACCGGGACGGGTTTTTTCATCCCGGCCGTCCCTGTCCCGtcccagaaaaaataatcccgTCCCTGTCCATGTTAGCTCTTAACCTTGTCCCTGTTAAGTCCCCCCTCGACCTCTCACCAGATtcgtattttttcaattttctacttaacttttaaaattagaaatttttgtcaGTAAATAACAATTGTATGTAAATTGTAAACCTCGCAAAAGTGCTcactttttttttttaaaaaaaaggtcGGCGCAAACAGTAACTTTTTACTACAGTAGTAAAACGTCACTGGttgcggtaaaattgcgcatcgctaaacaaacacccaaattttatgATGTCAAATAGTAAAAAGTCATTGTTTCCGCCgacctttttttaaagtaagcACTTTTGCGAGGTTTACAATTTACATACAATTGTTatttactgacaaaaaatggctaattttaaaagtagaacattgaaaaattacgaaTCTGGGGAGTGTCGAGGGGGGGGACTAATCAGGGACAAGTTTAAGATCTAACAGAGACAGGGACAGTGACGAACCCGAGAAAAAAATGGGACGTGGTCAGGATGAAAAACCCGCCCCGGTTCCCCTCTCTAGTTTAAAATCagctttgaatatttcatacaTAATCCTCTAGTAAATAATACTGATTTCGGGTTTTAATCTAATTGTGTATACTTGACCTCGTGCTAATTTTAATCTCCGAGTCATTCTATTGCAAGTTTGCGTATTTTCGtctatgaataaataataaaaatattcttaaaagcCATTTTGGTTGATTTTCTGAATGGCTCGCGCTTTACTGATCTCAGCCTTGATGCTTGATAACGTAATTCGAAGTCAATTGTTTCAATCGCAGAGCTTTTGTTTCTGCACTGGGAACGTTCCACGTGAGAAGGTTTTCGCTTCGCGCCTCCGTTGTCAACTAATTGAAAGCACACAAACAATTCCTAAAAATAACTAGATGGATTTCGCCACGAGAGGTGAAAACGCACAATGGAGGAACAGACCCCGATGGCACGTGTGCGCAAATGAGATTCGACGAGTTGATTTGTGGCAATGCCGGTACCGCAATTAGAAATCACACGCAGCATAATTGTGCATATAGTTGCttgctttttctttcatcCCAATTACATAAAAGCTTCGTCCGAACGTCGACCGGCAAGCCGCGTTATGATGCAACCGCTCGCAGTGGCTCACTCGTTAATATTCAGTTGCGATGGAAGACCCAGATCGCTGCTTAAATGCTGCTCAAAGAGAGCAACGCGCGCTATACATCAACGCAGGTATTGATCTCGACGCAGAAAAAGTGGTCAGCGCGGCTGTTACGTTTTCTACAAagccataaatttatttattgtattgaaTTACCTGATGCTCTTACAAGGCGATccgatttgatttaaatttgtgcgATGACTAATAAACTTGGACTGTAAAGAAAGTTTCTTcctattgaatatttttaaataattttatgttcgAGGCCTGAGATTTGAAGacagttgtttattttaatttgtcgcTTATTATTAGAGACTCTTTGGAAGAAAAAAGGttatgtttttttcaattttaaatttaagaccAAAAATGACCAAATTGATTTACACCAacattaaaccatttttaatatcatttatttaagAGCATTTTTTCAATCGTTTTCTTAACGTCTAAAGTTTCCAATTCCTCACGAGTACATTGCTACTTTTCATTTtggataaattaaaagaaacacCGACAAGcttattttgagtaaaaaattcaaatgtcgTCTCAATAGATCTCTGCAAACGCGTCCCATTTTCTTCAGGAAGACGAGTcaagaaatgataaataaCGTGTCAATTAAATATAGCCCTGTAGATAATGTCAAATTGGggtcaaaactaaaaaattgggatttaaattttaaatataaaatagaaaaaacttaaaatgttGAGTTGTCGGTTTGACTTCTcatagttgaaatttttgaaataaaacaaaatgtgcGGGTGTTTTGGCTGTGGATAAGTTTattgattgcaaaatatttttattgcaattttggcACCAAACTAACGCAACTATGTGGCACAAGACAGGTTGAACTTGGTCCTGGAACCAAtgataaagaataaattattattttagtaacTCAATTTAGACAGTTTAACCAGCTACGTCttgatttgaatgaattcaaGAGACAAATACGAACTGGAAACAGAAGTTAAAACTGGCTTCTCTCCTCTGATTTATTTGTGTTC is part of the Cloeon dipterum chromosome 1, ieCloDipt1.1, whole genome shotgun sequence genome and harbors:
- the LOC135947433 gene encoding uncharacterized protein LOC135947433, which gives rise to MAQSTACVQMVCLAAVLFMLAASRTMNIFGCWAEMDRRQWTPSQCGLVFGVEELIGALVVLFFSPRTVQLIGSKLMIHYGIFSIGITFLIYSLADYYLEDPAFYVFALACRAVAGVATAITYLASFVFLLTSEPTKATYCVLILAYGAGLICGSFLGSLNGIKDNEFNFIVLLFALTVMCASFVIPANLPEERNIDFQINTDDATKIIPEVYIQRMNSLAAWISSAQILAASWCFNFITATIGPFLQNEVQFSKFEIGFALSALFLTASVTAIVVGLLSHRGAPLPILKITGLVSLLLGLILIGPIEFASVPLTGPVCLMGIIAIGVGFSSVFVSVSSALTLIVQAEVEPRNTLVWIVGCVLSVAYVVGSIFGSDVSGVVLEQVGFQNCIYLLMAPVLFALTLEVIQVMFSRDRQFSEESLTGSMYGTIALGR
- the LOC135947440 gene encoding uncharacterized protein LOC135947440, yielding MHAALIVFASMAAVVLGLSPSTTPVPILKQINRHNDDGSYSYGYEGADGSFKIETKYTTGEVYGKYGYIDSDGERREIEYGASKRGFEPAGTGINVPPVSVGSSANQVDNSDDYDDGSYREDPRIYNEYEPQYTGNNPNPANRRLAPASTAVFGARPVAAAPAPAPARAVPQQQPVYQQRVYSAPAAPVAAVNPHAGHNPFYGHPATNLNLNTGSYSISYSG